From the Patescibacteria group bacterium genome, one window contains:
- the holA gene encoding DNA polymerase III subunit delta, whose amino-acid sequence MLLLLYGPETYLARIRLQELKEQARAQGAFIFNIDCKEANLREVFQELNTPSLFDSKKFLVLRHPFGLSQWGEKEFQDALLKTDPHTLVFMAREEKRTDPLFKFLLKHGKLEEFPKLKGSQLKSWIAGELKKHTVSFAPGVDDLLLFSCGDDLERLSREVAKLAAFRRFSLKKQITKDDVLLLVSQQLEPKIFSTIDAISAKDKKGATKLLQEHLNKGEAPLQLLSMFAWQFRLLLSIKDLEARGVSRQEITRKLKLQAFVAQKSFAATQRFSLEELKELYKKVFSLDLAFKTSKGNPDQLLYLFVASAGAKEKQRP is encoded by the coding sequence ATGCTTCTCTTGCTGTATGGTCCCGAGACCTATCTTGCCAGAATAAGACTCCAGGAACTCAAGGAACAGGCTCGGGCCCAGGGCGCATTCATTTTTAACATTGACTGCAAGGAAGCTAATCTAAGAGAGGTATTCCAAGAATTGAATACCCCTTCTCTTTTTGATTCTAAAAAGTTCCTGGTGCTGCGACATCCTTTTGGACTAAGCCAATGGGGAGAAAAAGAATTTCAAGATGCTCTTTTAAAAACAGATCCTCATACCCTAGTTTTTATGGCAAGAGAGGAGAAGAGGACCGACCCCTTATTCAAGTTTCTTTTAAAGCACGGGAAACTTGAGGAATTCCCAAAGCTCAAGGGTTCACAACTCAAGAGTTGGATAGCAGGCGAGCTTAAAAAACATACGGTCTCTTTTGCACCCGGAGTAGATGATCTTTTGCTGTTCTCTTGCGGGGATGATTTGGAGCGCCTTTCCAGGGAAGTTGCAAAGCTCGCAGCTTTCAGGCGTTTCTCTTTAAAAAAGCAGATAACGAAAGACGATGTGCTATTGCTTGTAAGCCAACAGCTAGAACCGAAGATTTTTTCCACCATTGATGCGATTTCAGCAAAAGACAAAAAAGGTGCAACCAAGCTACTCCAAGAGCACTTGAACAAGGGAGAGGCGCCCCTCCAACTCCTTTCGATGTTTGCCTGGCAGTTTCGCCTGCTTCTTTCCATAAAAGACTTGGAGGCAAGGGGAGTTTCAAGACAGGAGATTACAAGGAAACTCAAACTTCAAGCATTTGTGGCTCAAAAGAGCTTTGCTGCAACACAACGTTTTTCTTTAGAAGAATTAAAAGAGTTATACAAAAAAGTATTCTCCTTGGATCTGGCATTTAAAACCAGCAAGGGGAATCCAGACCAGTTGCTCTATCTATTCGTAGCAAGCGCTGGTGCAAAAGAAAAACAGCGGCCCTAA
- the tsaE gene encoding tRNA (adenosine(37)-N6)-threonylcarbamoyltransferase complex ATPase subunit type 1 TsaE — protein MKKSIQTLKHKTQNMKRPTRHKSFQSVSVQQTKKRAAELGRRILQGPLGNHALVIALRGNLGSGKTTFVQGLAREFGIKEKVLSPTFLIIKRFHVSRSRFREFYHIDCYRLKSAKELLGLEWKEIIQNPNNIVAVEWADHVKSIIPKHALWISFSHGGREKRTIRFGL, from the coding sequence ATGAAAAAGTCAATCCAAACCTTGAAACATAAAACGCAAAACATGAAACGTCCCACAAGGCATAAATCCTTTCAGAGCGTTTCTGTCCAGCAGACAAAAAAACGCGCAGCTGAGCTGGGGCGCAGAATTCTGCAGGGGCCTCTGGGCAATCACGCTCTGGTCATTGCGCTGCGGGGGAATTTGGGTAGCGGCAAGACAACGTTTGTACAAGGACTTGCAAGGGAGTTTGGGATAAAAGAAAAAGTTTTAAGCCCAACGTTTCTTATCATTAAGAGGTTTCACGTTTCACGTTCCAGGTTTCGGGAATTTTATCATATTGATTGCTATCGTTTAAAAAGCGCAAAAGAGCTTCTGGGGCTTGAGTGGAAGGAAATCATACAGAATCCCAATAATATTGTGGCAGTAGAGTGGGCAGACCACGTAAAATCCATCATTCCCAAACACGCCCTCTGGATTTCTTTCTCCCACGGAGGGAGAGAGAAGAGAACAATTCGTTTCGGACTATGA
- a CDS encoding response regulator, which produces MAKILIIEDDRFLKELITQKVRQAGYEVVGAMDGEEGLTLAGEELPNLILLDLILPTMDGFEVLRKLKEQEATKNIPVIILSNLGQKEDIDKGMQLGAIDYMVKAHFTPGEITEKIKSIVKQ; this is translated from the coding sequence ATGGCAAAGATTCTCATTATTGAGGACGACAGGTTTTTGAAAGAACTCATCACGCAAAAGGTGAGGCAAGCAGGGTATGAGGTGGTGGGAGCAATGGATGGGGAAGAGGGGCTTACATTGGCAGGTGAAGAGCTTCCCAACCTCATTCTTTTAGACCTTATCTTACCTACCATGGATGGGTTTGAGGTATTGCGTAAACTCAAGGAGCAGGAAGCCACAAAAAACATTCCTGTCATTATCCTTTCTAACCTGGGACAGAAAGAAGATATTGATAAAGGAATGCAGCTTGGGGCTATAGACTATATGGTAAAAGCGCACTTCACTCCTGGGGAAATCACTGAAAAGATAAAAAGCATTGTGAAGCAGTAG
- the rpsT gene encoding 30S ribosomal protein S20: MPITKSAKKALRQNVRGKIRNLKRKNAMKALVKQTKKLASAQKKEEAVKLLPKLYKAIDKAAKRGIIKKNTAARKKSRLTKLLQKISG, translated from the coding sequence ATGCCAATAACAAAGTCTGCGAAAAAGGCGCTGCGCCAGAATGTAAGGGGGAAAATCAGAAACTTAAAACGAAAGAACGCCATGAAGGCCCTGGTGAAGCAAACAAAGAAACTGGCCAGTGCACAAAAAAAAGAGGAGGCAGTAAAACTTCTCCCCAAACTCTACAAAGCAATTGACAAGGCAGCAAAGCGGGGAATCATCAAAAAGAACACTGCTGCCAGAAAGAAGTCGCGCCTGACCAAGCTCCTCCAGAAAATCAGCGGTTAG
- the ruvC gene encoding crossover junction endodeoxyribonuclease RuvC, whose translation MIILGIDPGTATTGFGVVQTTPKLCWVAHGTIDTPKDKPSQERLLLLEQGLKKLFKKYKPELLCVERLYFFKNIKTALPVSEARGIVLLLAAKNKVLLEELTPLQAKMAVTGYGRAQKKQVQRMVQYILGLNTLPRPDDAADALSLAIASSVLTRKDK comes from the coding sequence ATGATAATACTTGGCATAGACCCAGGAACAGCGACCACGGGGTTTGGTGTTGTGCAAACAACTCCAAAGTTGTGTTGGGTCGCCCACGGAACCATTGATACTCCCAAAGACAAGCCCAGCCAGGAACGCCTTTTGCTTTTGGAGCAGGGACTAAAAAAGTTATTCAAGAAATACAAGCCGGAACTCCTATGTGTTGAGCGACTGTACTTTTTCAAAAATATCAAGACTGCTCTCCCAGTATCTGAAGCCAGGGGCATTGTGCTTTTGCTAGCTGCCAAAAACAAGGTTCTTTTAGAAGAACTCACCCCTTTGCAGGCTAAGATGGCGGTGACCGGGTATGGGAGGGCGCAAAAAAAACAGGTGCAGCGCATGGTGCAGTACATCCTGGGGTTAAACACCCTGCCCCGGCCAGATGATGCTGCCGATGCCCTATCCCTTGCTATTGCCTCGTCAGTCTTGACAAGGAAGGACAAATAG
- a CDS encoding HAMP domain-containing protein: protein MKFSIQLAVILIIGLLFLASLISIYFALGEEQTIPLILVASANIVAVIFLTFLITRGIMQPLKHIREIMKRVGEGDLTKRINFRATKEMEQVGGAFNDMISRLSNARQEIEDANKILEQRVKERTRQLRELALSLEGKVQERTKELEEKVKQLERFQKLAVGRELRMVELKDEIRALEEQRLKHKPSNNGSATRKREPKNT from the coding sequence GTGAAATTCTCCATTCAACTTGCAGTCATCCTCATCATCGGCCTGTTGTTCTTGGCCTCGTTAATTTCCATCTACTTTGCCCTGGGCGAAGAACAGACCATACCCCTGATCTTAGTGGCATCAGCCAACATCGTGGCCGTCATTTTTCTTACTTTTTTGATTACCAGGGGGATCATGCAGCCCTTAAAGCACATTCGGGAAATTATGAAACGGGTAGGAGAGGGAGATCTCACCAAGCGTATTAACTTTAGGGCCACAAAGGAGATGGAGCAGGTTGGAGGGGCCTTCAACGACATGATCTCCAGGCTCTCCAACGCGAGGCAAGAAATTGAAGATGCTAACAAGATTTTAGAACAGCGGGTAAAGGAGCGCACCCGGCAGCTCCGAGAGCTCGCCCTTTCCTTAGAAGGAAAAGTGCAAGAGCGCACCAAAGAACTTGAAGAGAAGGTAAAGCAGCTTGAGCGCTTCCAAAAGCTTGCCGTGGGGAGAGAGCTGCGCATGGTGGAGCTTAAAGACGAAATTCGCGCGCTTGAAGAGCAGCGCTTAAAACACAAACCTTCAAATAATGGTTCAGCAACAAGAAAAAGAGAACCCAAAAACACTTAA
- a CDS encoding YebC/PmpR family DNA-binding transcriptional regulator → MSGHSHAKKVKHQKEATAAQRSKIFSKLGSELYIAAKEGGGDPGTNPRLRHILDRARAVNMPTANIERSIKRGTGEEKGAALEEVLFEGYGPGGIAVLVEGITDNKNRTLGEVKRAFEKNQGKLAGEGAVRWMFARRGTLSLPPGDKPKDALELLSIEAGAEDMYWREDGTLEIYTKPTQVEQVKKVLEERGILVESASLQWVPKERVALSEKDTASAEKLFLALDESDTVQEIYANLAT, encoded by the coding sequence ATGAGCGGTCATTCTCACGCAAAAAAAGTAAAGCATCAGAAAGAGGCTACCGCGGCGCAGCGCTCAAAGATATTTTCCAAGCTTGGAAGTGAACTGTATATTGCGGCAAAAGAGGGGGGCGGAGATCCTGGAACAAATCCCCGACTCCGGCACATTTTAGACAGGGCGCGCGCAGTTAACATGCCCACCGCCAATATTGAGCGGTCAATAAAACGAGGAACCGGGGAAGAAAAAGGAGCTGCTTTAGAAGAGGTGCTCTTTGAGGGATATGGCCCGGGCGGCATTGCTGTTTTGGTAGAGGGCATCACCGACAACAAGAACAGAACCTTAGGAGAGGTAAAGCGGGCATTTGAGAAAAACCAGGGAAAGCTTGCAGGAGAAGGAGCTGTACGCTGGATGTTCGCAAGGAGAGGAACCCTCAGCCTCCCCCCGGGAGATAAACCCAAAGATGCCCTTGAGCTCCTCTCTATTGAAGCTGGTGCAGAAGATATGTACTGGCGAGAAGATGGTACGCTTGAGATTTATACAAAACCCACTCAAGTAGAACAGGTAAAAAAAGTGTTGGAAGAGCGGGGTATTCTGGTAGAATCTGCCTCGCTCCAATGGGTTCCTAAAGAGCGGGTCGCCCTTTCAGAGAAAGACACGGCATCCGCAGAAAAGCTGTTTTTGGCCTTAGACGAAAGCGATACGGTACAGGAAATCTACGCAAACCTCGCAACATGA
- a CDS encoding type II/IV secretion system protein has protein sequence MSPSVGTRKKITGEISLPKELALKLQKEVQNLKDLAEKLPSWETADTSHLVMTLLGSAVFLAVSDLHLEAEEQGAKLRARIDGMLHDVAELSQTTYEALLSRIKLLSGIKLNVSDRPQDGRFTFLFKETLPVEIRVSSLPSEHGESLVLRLLNPKSLKTVKDLGLREDLLLLFQKEIKKPNGMILVTGPTGSGKTTTLYAFLKEVQSPKIKIITIEDPIEYRLGGISQTQVSSGKQYTFALGLRAIVRQDPDVILVGEIRDEETAAIAVQAALTGHLVFSTLHTNDAAGTIARLLSLRANAANVSAALNLIIAQRLVRKVCGACSKTRKASAKELDAVKKGLKNLPKEIRPKIPAAFEVSEPKGCRECNNTGYKGRVGIFEAIVADDALETFVTKSPSIAELRMYAEKAGMVTMYQDGLLKVLEKTTTLQEVERVTAE, from the coding sequence ATGAGTCCGTCTGTAGGAACTCGAAAAAAGATTACCGGGGAAATCTCTCTCCCCAAAGAACTTGCCCTTAAACTTCAAAAGGAAGTACAAAACTTAAAAGACCTAGCTGAAAAGCTCCCCTCCTGGGAAACGGCCGACACAAGCCACCTTGTCATGACCTTGTTGGGCTCAGCTGTCTTTCTTGCGGTTTCAGACCTTCATCTGGAGGCAGAGGAACAGGGTGCAAAACTCCGGGCAAGGATTGACGGCATGCTGCACGACGTGGCTGAACTTTCACAAACCACCTATGAAGCCCTGCTTTCTCGCATCAAGCTGCTGTCGGGGATTAAACTCAATGTTTCAGACCGTCCCCAAGACGGAAGATTCACCTTTCTTTTTAAAGAAACTCTGCCTGTTGAGATCAGGGTTTCTTCTCTGCCATCTGAACACGGAGAATCCCTGGTGCTTCGCCTGCTCAACCCAAAGAGTTTAAAAACCGTCAAAGACCTTGGGCTAAGAGAGGATCTGCTTTTGCTGTTTCAAAAAGAAATCAAAAAACCAAACGGCATGATTTTGGTAACTGGGCCAACGGGCTCTGGGAAAACCACTACCCTCTATGCCTTTTTAAAAGAAGTGCAGAGTCCCAAGATCAAGATTATTACCATTGAAGACCCTATTGAATACCGTTTGGGGGGAATCTCTCAAACCCAGGTTTCGTCCGGCAAGCAATACACGTTTGCTTTGGGGCTTCGAGCCATTGTGCGCCAAGACCCAGACGTTATCTTGGTGGGTGAGATTCGAGACGAAGAGACCGCTGCCATTGCCGTTCAGGCAGCATTAACGGGGCATCTGGTTTTTTCCACTCTGCACACGAACGATGCTGCCGGAACCATTGCCAGGCTTCTTTCTCTTAGGGCAAATGCAGCAAATGTTTCTGCCGCCTTAAACCTTATCATTGCCCAGCGTTTGGTGAGAAAAGTGTGCGGTGCATGCAGCAAAACCAGGAAGGCGAGTGCAAAAGAACTTGATGCAGTAAAGAAGGGATTAAAAAATCTCCCCAAGGAGATTAGGCCAAAGATTCCTGCGGCTTTTGAGGTGTCAGAACCCAAAGGATGCAGAGAATGCAACAATACCGGGTACAAAGGTAGGGTTGGCATCTTTGAAGCAATTGTGGCAGATGACGCCCTAGAAACCTTTGTGACAAAGTCACCTTCCATCGCAGAACTCCGGATGTATGCAGAAAAAGCCGGAATGGTGACCATGTACCAAGACGGCCTGCTTAAAGTGTTGGAGAAAACAACAACGCTCCAGGAGGTGGAGCGCGTGACTGCAGAATGA
- the ruvB gene encoding Holliday junction branch migration DNA helicase RuvB gives MEKHDNEQFLDTTLRPQTWSDYIGQEKLKTTLRVIIEAAKKRGESLEHLLLYGNSGLGKTSLAQVIAREMGAKMTFCSGTSLERAGDVASLLTNLQDKEVLFIDECHRLPRATLETLYSAMEDYKLHLVLGKGPMARTMELSLPRFTLIAATTKMAQLPSPFRNRFGAIFQLNFYEQKDIERIVERSAAILRVQLSPQAIAAIASRSRFTPRVANRILKRVRDVATVKNIPMVDEKVAEQAFGFLEIDELGLEPDDRKILRAIIQKFSGGPVGIQALAAMVAEEQETILDVYEPYLLQLGFLERTPRGRIATKRAYQHLNIALPQKGLL, from the coding sequence ATGGAAAAACACGACAACGAACAATTTCTCGACACCACGCTCCGCCCCCAGACGTGGTCAGATTACATTGGCCAAGAAAAGCTCAAGACAACACTTCGGGTGATTATTGAAGCTGCAAAGAAACGAGGGGAGTCCTTAGAACACCTTTTACTGTACGGCAACTCTGGCCTTGGGAAAACCTCGCTTGCCCAGGTGATAGCAAGGGAAATGGGAGCCAAGATGACCTTCTGCTCTGGGACCTCTTTGGAACGCGCGGGAGACGTTGCTTCGTTGCTCACCAATCTTCAAGACAAAGAAGTATTGTTTATTGACGAATGCCATCGCCTGCCAAGAGCAACCCTAGAAACCCTATACTCTGCCATGGAAGACTACAAACTTCACTTGGTCTTGGGGAAGGGCCCCATGGCAAGAACCATGGAGCTTTCTCTCCCCCGCTTTACACTGATTGCTGCAACCACTAAGATGGCGCAGCTCCCCTCTCCTTTTCGCAACCGCTTTGGCGCCATTTTCCAGCTCAACTTCTACGAGCAAAAAGACATTGAAAGGATTGTGGAAAGATCTGCTGCCATTCTTAGGGTTCAGCTTTCCCCGCAGGCAATAGCTGCCATTGCTTCACGTTCCCGCTTTACCCCAAGAGTGGCGAACAGAATACTCAAGAGGGTGAGAGACGTTGCGACCGTTAAAAACATTCCAATGGTTGATGAAAAGGTTGCAGAGCAAGCTTTTGGCTTCCTTGAGATTGATGAGCTGGGGCTGGAGCCGGACGACCGAAAGATTCTGCGGGCCATTATCCAGAAGTTCTCTGGGGGGCCGGTTGGCATCCAGGCATTAGCCGCCATGGTTGCAGAAGAGCAAGAAACCATTCTGGATGTGTACGAACCCTATCTCCTGCAGCTGGGATTTCTGGAGCGAACCCCACGCGGGAGGATTGCTACCAAGAGAGCATACCAACACCTTAACATTGCCCTGCCTCAAAAAGGTCTTCTTTAG
- the tyrS gene encoding tyrosine--tRNA ligase: MKKLTTNEVLTRQVAEILPTKKGLAAVMKKRKIRLYLGIDPTGGNLHLGHAIALRKLQQFADLGHEAILLVGTGTVLAGDPSQRDTARPTLTKKEIEKNTRDWKKQAGKVIDFSKVKMRYNGDWLLRLKLSDILEIASNISAVQLFQRDMFQRRIKRGDTVWMHETLYPLLQGYDSVALNVDLEIGGTDQVFNMLIGRELERKMKNKEKFVLTVSMILGLDGRTMSKTSGNTVNIADPPKEMYGKLMTLRDELVSQYFELAADVSQKEITKLKKRLSPRDFKARLAKEIVALYHGVKKAQGAEKEFVRVFQKKQLPLRIQKAKISRQGPLPLYKATAELFSISGSEARRVIEQGGVKIDGMVQRDPSLVLKPRSGMIIQLGKRRTFQIM; this comes from the coding sequence ATGAAAAAACTGACAACAAACGAAGTGCTCACGCGGCAGGTGGCAGAGATTCTTCCTACCAAGAAAGGCCTCGCAGCTGTAATGAAAAAGAGAAAGATTCGCCTCTATCTCGGTATTGATCCTACCGGGGGGAACCTTCACTTGGGGCATGCCATTGCTTTAAGAAAGCTCCAGCAATTTGCAGACCTTGGGCATGAGGCAATCCTGCTTGTGGGGACCGGGACCGTTCTTGCAGGAGACCCTTCCCAGCGGGATACTGCCCGCCCAACGCTTACAAAAAAAGAAATAGAGAAGAACACGAGAGATTGGAAGAAACAGGCGGGAAAGGTAATTGATTTTTCCAAGGTAAAGATGAGATACAACGGGGATTGGTTGCTTAGGCTTAAGCTTTCGGATATTTTAGAGATAGCGTCCAATATTTCTGCGGTGCAGCTGTTTCAGCGAGATATGTTCCAGCGAAGAATCAAAAGAGGAGACACCGTATGGATGCATGAAACCTTGTACCCCCTGCTGCAGGGGTATGATTCCGTTGCCTTAAATGTGGACCTGGAAATCGGAGGAACCGATCAGGTGTTTAACATGCTCATTGGGAGGGAACTTGAGCGAAAGATGAAAAACAAAGAAAAGTTTGTACTCACAGTTTCTATGATCCTTGGGTTAGACGGAAGAACCATGAGCAAGACCTCGGGCAACACAGTGAACATTGCAGACCCCCCAAAGGAAATGTACGGCAAGTTAATGACCCTGCGAGACGAGCTTGTATCGCAGTACTTTGAGTTGGCAGCCGATGTCTCGCAAAAAGAAATCACGAAGCTTAAGAAAAGACTTTCTCCGAGAGACTTTAAAGCTCGCCTTGCCAAGGAAATCGTAGCCCTGTACCACGGGGTGAAAAAGGCACAAGGAGCAGAAAAAGAGTTTGTGCGGGTGTTTCAAAAAAAGCAGCTGCCTTTACGCATACAGAAGGCAAAAATAAGCCGCCAAGGGCCCCTTCCCCTGTACAAAGCCACAGCAGAATTGTTTTCTATTTCTGGGTCAGAGGCGCGTAGAGTCATAGAGCAGGGTGGAGTAAAGATTGACGGTATGGTACAAAGAGATCCCAGCCTGGTTCTCAAGCCAAGATCCGGAATGATTATTCAACTGGGAAAAAGAAGAACTTTTCAAATTATGTAG
- a CDS encoding transglycosylase domain-containing protein: MAKRHYKKTYQKNSSLALRIGKVLFFSLLLLLLLGGGVFLYYAKDLPRPENLSEVSFARPTKIYDRTGKVLLYEIHGDEKREFVPLNDISPFLSVAVIAAEDQNFYSHFGVDMKAVVRAVLRNLSLLKPAQGASTITQQLARSTLLSREKTLGRKVRELILTLELERRYSKHEIMEFYLNQIPWGGNSYGVGAAAQAYFEKPASDLTLEESAVLAAMIKAPTYYSPFGPHQDELLLRKDFVLSRMAELDLVSKEELLKARSKEVAFAESRASIKAPHFVLSVLDSLLSRYGEEFLRENGLRVITTLDWELQKTAEDAVDAYTARNEFFNAYNAALVAINPSTGEILSLVGSKNWSGEPYPKGCAPGKNCLFDPKVNVAMYLQGRQPGSAFKPFVYAVAFEKGADDETVVEDVETNFGVWGNEEYIPQNYDGLFRGTVTLRQALAQSLNVPSVKVLLGLAGLEDAIARAKELGITTLKDPSNYGPSLVLGGGEVYLLDMVVAYSVFASEGKRVYPLSILWVEDSRGRELLRNENGAFQIMEPEVARLITNILSDNETRAPVFGSKSWLLVPGFETAVKTGTTQEYRDAWTIGYTSALVAGVWVGNNDNTAMREAPGVVVASPIWNQFMKEALPLITTGFNK, translated from the coding sequence ATGGCAAAGCGCCACTACAAAAAAACATACCAAAAAAACTCCTCTCTTGCTCTCCGCATTGGGAAGGTACTCTTTTTTTCTCTTCTTTTGCTTTTACTCTTGGGGGGTGGAGTCTTTTTGTACTACGCAAAAGATTTGCCTCGGCCAGAGAACTTAAGCGAGGTTTCCTTTGCGAGGCCAACCAAAATCTACGACCGAACAGGAAAAGTACTCTTGTATGAAATACACGGAGATGAAAAGCGGGAGTTTGTCCCCCTCAATGATATTTCTCCCTTTCTCTCCGTGGCCGTCATTGCCGCTGAAGACCAGAACTTCTATTCTCACTTTGGGGTAGACATGAAGGCCGTGGTGCGGGCCGTGCTGCGAAACCTTTCCTTGCTTAAACCTGCTCAGGGGGCTTCTACCATCACCCAGCAGTTAGCACGCTCTACCCTTTTGAGCAGAGAGAAAACATTGGGCAGAAAGGTGCGAGAACTTATCTTAACTTTGGAGTTGGAGCGCCGGTATTCCAAACATGAAATCATGGAGTTCTACTTAAACCAGATTCCCTGGGGAGGAAACTCCTACGGGGTGGGAGCGGCAGCTCAAGCATACTTTGAGAAGCCGGCCTCAGACCTTACCTTAGAAGAGTCTGCGGTGCTTGCTGCCATGATCAAGGCTCCCACCTATTACTCCCCCTTTGGCCCTCACCAAGACGAGCTTCTCTTGAGAAAGGACTTTGTGCTCTCTCGCATGGCAGAGCTTGATCTTGTTTCAAAAGAGGAGCTTTTAAAAGCAAGGAGCAAAGAGGTTGCGTTTGCGGAATCGAGAGCCAGTATTAAGGCCCCCCACTTTGTGCTTTCCGTGTTAGACTCCCTGCTTTCAAGGTATGGGGAAGAGTTTTTGCGAGAGAACGGCTTGAGAGTTATAACAACCCTGGACTGGGAGCTTCAAAAGACAGCAGAGGACGCGGTGGATGCATATACCGCAAGAAACGAGTTTTTTAACGCGTACAACGCAGCCTTGGTTGCAATAAACCCCTCTACGGGAGAAATCCTCTCTCTGGTGGGCTCCAAGAACTGGTCGGGGGAGCCATATCCTAAAGGATGTGCTCCGGGGAAGAACTGCCTGTTTGACCCAAAGGTAAATGTTGCAATGTATCTTCAAGGGCGCCAGCCCGGGTCTGCGTTCAAACCCTTTGTGTACGCTGTTGCCTTTGAAAAAGGCGCTGACGACGAAACTGTTGTAGAAGACGTGGAAACCAACTTTGGAGTATGGGGAAACGAAGAATACATCCCACAAAACTATGACGGGCTGTTTCGGGGCACAGTGACTCTGAGGCAGGCCCTAGCACAGTCTTTGAATGTTCCTTCCGTAAAGGTGCTGCTTGGATTGGCTGGATTGGAGGATGCTATTGCCAGGGCAAAAGAACTCGGCATTACCACACTCAAAGATCCCTCAAACTATGGGCCTTCTTTGGTGCTGGGAGGAGGTGAGGTGTATTTACTAGACATGGTAGTAGCCTACAGCGTCTTCGCTTCCGAGGGAAAAAGGGTATACCCCTTGAGCATTCTTTGGGTGGAAGATTCTAGGGGAAGAGAGCTTTTACGCAACGAGAACGGGGCATTCCAGATTATGGAGCCTGAGGTTGCAAGGCTCATTACCAATATCCTTTCAGACAATGAGACACGGGCCCCGGTGTTTGGAAGCAAGTCTTGGCTCTTGGTCCCGGGGTTTGAAACCGCAGTAAAAACCGGCACCACCCAAGAGTACCGAGATGCCTGGACGATAGGGTACACCAGCGCTCTCGTTGCTGGCGTGTGGGTCGGCAACAATGATAACACGGCAATGCGAGAGGCTCCTGGGGTTGTTGTTGCCTCTCCCATCTGGAACCAGTTCATGAAAGAGGCGCTCCCCCTCATAACTACTGGCTTCAATAAATAG
- a CDS encoding PAS domain-containing protein, translating to MVQQQEKENPKTLKDQTKELEETRAALLNMLEDTEEARREAEEGKKRTELIIKNLSDGLLVFDAKGTLEIMNPYAEHLFKTEQAAVLQKSVQDLKTFPAFKELAELLGEKRGQIFRKALNIGEQTVVEATSTPFQLGRRAPGVMVTLHDITREREIERMKSDFVSLAAHQLRTPLTAIKWSTQMLLDGDAGKLAREQEELLRKSSQSTDRMIHLINDLLNVTRIEEGRYLYQPSFEQLGDIVKSMVRSYRDTAKQKKIRLELKLPKKEIPLILLDVEKIRLAVQNLLENALHYTLPGGRVTVRVSHDTKEVLVSLTDTGIGIPQKQQPRVFEKFFRAANARKVDTEGSGLGLYLVHNIVEAHGGTIWFESEEGKGTTFTFSLPIKEETTKFKKKF from the coding sequence ATGGTTCAGCAACAAGAAAAAGAGAACCCAAAAACACTTAAGGACCAGACAAAAGAGCTTGAGGAAACCAGGGCTGCCCTCCTTAATATGTTAGAGGACACCGAGGAGGCTAGGCGTGAGGCCGAGGAGGGCAAGAAGCGAACGGAACTCATTATTAAGAATCTGTCTGACGGGCTTTTGGTATTTGACGCAAAAGGCACCCTGGAGATTATGAACCCCTATGCAGAGCACCTTTTTAAAACAGAACAGGCAGCAGTCCTTCAAAAGAGCGTACAAGACCTCAAAACCTTCCCTGCCTTCAAGGAGTTAGCAGAGCTCTTAGGGGAGAAGCGAGGCCAGATTTTCAGAAAGGCGCTGAACATTGGAGAACAGACCGTAGTTGAGGCAACAAGCACTCCTTTTCAGCTAGGAAGAAGAGCTCCTGGCGTCATGGTTACGCTTCACGATATAACCCGCGAGCGCGAGATTGAGAGAATGAAAAGCGATTTCGTGTCTCTGGCAGCCCACCAGCTTAGAACCCCACTGACCGCCATTAAGTGGTCGACGCAGATGCTCTTGGACGGAGATGCAGGCAAGCTTGCAAGAGAGCAAGAAGAACTTTTGAGAAAGTCCTCTCAGTCAACAGACCGTATGATTCACCTAATCAACGATCTCTTGAATGTGACAAGGATTGAGGAAGGCCGCTATCTCTACCAGCCCTCATTTGAGCAGCTAGGCGACATTGTCAAAAGTATGGTACGATCATATCGGGACACGGCAAAACAAAAAAAGATACGTCTTGAGCTTAAACTCCCCAAAAAAGAGATTCCTCTAATCTTGCTGGACGTGGAGAAAATCCGGCTGGCAGTGCAAAACCTTTTGGAAAATGCCCTCCACTACACCCTTCCAGGGGGCAGGGTGACAGTACGGGTTTCGCATGATACAAAAGAAGTGCTGGTTTCTTTAACGGACACGGGTATTGGTATCCCCCAAAAGCAGCAGCCTCGGGTTTTTGAGAAGTTCTTTCGGGCAGCCAATGCGCGCAAGGTAGATACGGAGGGCTCGGGCCTCGGGCTCTACCTGGTGCACAACATCGTGGAGGCGCATGGAGGAACAATATGGTTTGAATCAGAGGAAGGGAAGGGAACCACCTTTACCTTTTCTTTGCCCATCAAAGAAGAGACTACTAAGTTTAAAAAAAAGTTTTAA